A stretch of DNA from Rhodothermales bacterium:
TGGGCGCCGCGTGGAAACATCGGTCTGAAACGACGTAGGTCCCTCGATCGCCCATCGTAATCGTCGCCGCGCGGGCGCCGAGCCCCAGTACTGCGCGGGCCGCCTCCTGGGCCGAGGAGGCATCGACGATTCGGATGCCGGACAACGCTTCCGCTTCGGCCTGGTTGGGGGTCAGGATGTCCGCCTCGAACAGGCCGGCGGGGTAGGGCGCGCGTGGCGCCGGCGCCGGGTCCAGGATCGACAGGACGCCGTGGCGGCGGGCGAGGCGGAGGGCGCAGGCCGCTGTTTCCAGGGGGATTTCGAGCTGAACGAGCACGGCGTCGGCCGCCGCGATGAGGGCTTCGCGGGCCTCGATGTCGGCCGGAGACAGCGTACCGTTGGCGCCGGCGACGACGGTGATCGCATTTTCGCCCGCGGCATCCACGCCGATGAGCGCCACGCCGCTCGCGGTCCCCGGCGCGATCAAAAGTGAGGCGGTGTCGACCCCTTCCGCCCGGAGCCGTACAGCCAAAGACTGCCCAAAGAGGTCGTCCCCGATACACCCGATCAGGGCAACCCGACCGCCCAGCCGACTGGCGGCCACGGCCTGGTTGCCGCCCTTGCCACCGGGCGCCATCATAAACGAATGGCCATGTACGGTCTCTCCTGGCCCCGGCAACCGTTCGGCGCGGACAACCAAATCCATATTGACGGAACCGATAACAACGATGCGGGGGCCGGGCATGGGCGTTCAGGATAAGACGCCCCAAGATACGCTTCGCCGGCCTGTCAATCCCTAACGCGCCGCCTGCCGTTCTCTCGGTGGCCGGCTGGGGCGCAGCGCCGGAAGTGGAATCGCACCGACGGGCGCACCGTCGCTCGAAAGTAACGTGCTCCGGTCGCTCAGGTCGTCGATCACTCGCCGCAGGGCCTCGGCTCCGACCACCGTCCGGTAGTCGAGCTCGCGGACCGAGATGAGCAGTCCGATCTCCTCGCGCCGCGCGTCCCGTAACATGCTGACGGCGGTTTCTACCTCGTACGTTTGTCCGTCGAGGGTGCGATGGACCTGCCGGCCCACCCACGAGCCGCGTTCGACCAGGGCGTCGTACGCCTTCTGACGCTCCTCCTGCGAGGGCCAGTCGATCTGCAACAATGTACCCAGGCCCCGGCCGGCCGACGCGGTGTGGTCGATGCCGTACCGCCGGGAGGCGGATTCGTTGACGAACAACACCTGCAGTGAGCAGTTCGTGACGATGACCGGGTCGTGTAATTGGTCGAACGCCTGTCCCTGTAACTCCAGCCACTCGTCGGCGCGGGCATGGGTCGTCGAGTCGACGAACGAGCACACGACACTGCCGGCGCTCTCCGTGAGGTCGTCCACGGGGCTCACCCGCACCTGGTAGGTGCGGTCGGCGATGAGAAGCGTCCGCTCCGTCGCCGTCTGCGCGCGCTGGGCGGAGGCGATCATGTCCTCGAGCGTGGATCGCATCGGCCAGGAGAAGTCGGCGATAGGCCGGCCTATGTCGTTGGGGTCCAGGGCGAGGATCTGCCGAAGGCCGCGGGAGAAGAGCTGGATGCGCCGGTCGCCGTCGATGTGGAGGAACCCTGTGTTGCTGGCGGCCACCAGCTGTTCGAGCCGGCGATAGGCGCGGTCCAGCGCGGCCATCTCGGCCTCCGTCGGCGAGGCGAGGGCGTCCAGATACTCGTGTCCCATGCGGGCGCGCTCCTCGCTCTGAAAAAGCTCTTCCTTCAGATGCTTCGCATAGGCGAGGAGCCCGCGCGAGCGCTGCTTCTGGTGCGTTTCGGACAGCGTCACTTCGGAGAGCGAGGCTGGCAGGGTTTCGCAGGACGACGTGTCGCGGCTCCGGTAGAGCCCGCTGGAACCGACGACGCTTTCGAAAAAAGCCGACGCGTCGTCCGCCTGGAGCGCCGAGCCCAGCAGGAGGTACCCGCCCGCCCGCAGCCGGGCATGGCAGGATCGGAGCAGTTCATCCTGGCGGACGGGGTCCATCAGCAACACCGGATTCCGGCTGACGATGAGATCCAGTTCCTCTAACGCGGCGTCGCCTTGGGGCACGCCATGATGGATGGTGACGGAATCCCGTACATGCCGGGCGACGGCGTAGCCGTCCACCTCCGGCGTGAAATACGCCGCGAGACAGGCCTCGGAAAGGTCGCCGGCAATCGTCCGTGGATAATGACCGCGCCGCGCGGCTTCGACGAGCGTGACGTCGTTTTCGACCGCGTGCACCTTGATCGTCGGCGGATGCGCCATGCACCGCGCGTATTCATGAAATAGGATGGCGATGGTGTAGGCCTCCTCTCCGCTGGCGCATCCCGTGACGAGTACGCGAATGCTGGTTTTTAACGTCCCGGCCGCAAATAGTGCGAGCATGGCATACCGCTCGAGTACAAAGAGGGCTTCCGGGTCGTGGAAGAAGCGGCTGGATCGGACGTGGAGGCTGCGTCGGAGCGACGCCAGTTCGTCGGGTTGATCGATCGCCAACCGCGCATAGGTGGTCATATCGCTTGCACTACACGCCCGCATGCGCCGGTTTAGCCGGCGCAAGACCTGGGCCGGCGTCAATGACTTGAACCCCAGCGGAGAGGTAGCCCCCGCACGGTCGAGCAGCGCGGCCAGCGCCTGGTTCGGGTCGGGGAGGAAGCCCATCAGGCGGCGGTGCGTCCGGTCGGTCAGGTCTTCGATGAGGCTGAGGAATGGAGCGGCCGTACGGAGATGTGGCGAGTGCGTGCGCGAAGCGGCCGGCGTATCCAGTGTGGTGAACATGGCGGTAAAGGGCATCGGGCTGTGTTGAAACAGCCGGGGTGACGTGCTCCGGAGGAGATAATCCCGAGGACAGAAAGGGCGGCTCGGGGGGGCGATGCAGGGCAGCCGCTGGAACTGGACGACATGTGACTGGAAACTACACGCACGATCGGGAGGAATTCCAGCACTTTCCGTGCATTCTCGTGGCGGACAATTCGCCTACAACGCGTAGGCTTCCAGCCGTAGCCGGCGTGCTCAGAGTGCAAACGAATTGGACATTTCGTACCTTCTGGCCCTGTTTTTGACCAGGCGTGCCCACCACCCGCTCTTCCGTCGCCCGGTCGTCACCCCTTTCCTTTGTTCGAAACAACGATGCGCCACCAGCCGGTAGTCTCCATTCCCCTTCGGGCCGCGGTCCTGATCACACTGGCCTATTCAGGCTGCTCGGCGCCGGCGGCACTTCCGCCTCCTGTCGCGCCGGCGGTCGTCGAGGCGCGAGAGACTGATAGCTACAGCAAACTGGTCGTGGATGGTAAGGGATGGCTACGCGGCGACGACGTCGCGCTACCCGCCGAACGGGTGGTGGCGCGGGCGCGGGCAGGTGACCGTCTCGCCCTTGCGTTCATCCGAAACGATTCTACCCACCTGGCCCTCGTGGATCTCACGGAGGACCGCGTGCAAACGGCGCCCCTCGCGCCGCGCGCACGCGAGGTGACGTTAGCCTGGCGTGGGGATTATGGTGCGCTCGCGATAGGGTTTTTTCTGAGGGAGGGTGAGGCGATGGGCGCTGGCGGTCTGGTGGTGGTCGATGTCGCCTCGATGGACGTCCGCCCCTCGGGGTGCCGTACGTCGACGGTTGTTTACGGCTGGGCCGAAGAGGACCGACTGGTGGTGGGGGATGGAAAGACCATCGTTGCCGTCGATGCGGCTACCTGCGCCACCCGGTCCTCCCTTTCTCTGTTGAAGAAACACGAGGTGGCGGTGTCGCCGACGGGTCGCCACGTGGCGTATGTCCTGCGGGAGCTCGAATACAATCGGGAGAAACGGGCCTACGAGCCGGACTCGACGCTGATGGTCGCGGCGATCGATGGATCAAACGAGCGCGCGGTCGCCGGCTCCCGGTACCACCCCCGAAACCTGAGCTGGTCGCCCGACGGCACGAAGCTGGCATTCGATGTCACCTCGCAGACCGATCCGGCACTGCGGCATCTGGCCGTGTACGATGTCGCGGCCGGCGAGGCGACCTTCATCGTCCGCGCCACGGACGCCGTCCTGCCCAGCGAATCCCGCCCCGTGTGGTCACCCGATGGGGCCTTTATGGCATACGATCGAGTGTTCGTACACGGCGAGCTCTACCA
This window harbors:
- the rbsK gene encoding ribokinase, whose translation is MPGPRIVVIGSVNMDLVVRAERLPGPGETVHGHSFMMAPGGKGGNQAVAASRLGGRVALIGCIGDDLFGQSLAVRLRAEGVDTASLLIAPGTASGVALIGVDAAGENAITVVAGANGTLSPADIEAREALIAAADAVLVQLEIPLETAACALRLARRHGVLSILDPAPAPRAPYPAGLFEADILTPNQAEAEALSGIRIVDASSAQEAARAVLGLGARAATITMGDRGTYVVSDRCFHAAPIPVHAVDTTACGDAFAAGLAIALAQGRTIEEAVTWANAAGALAATRAGAQDAMPSWEEVDRLVATR
- a CDS encoding CheR family methyltransferase, whose amino-acid sequence is MPFTAMFTTLDTPAASRTHSPHLRTAAPFLSLIEDLTDRTHRRLMGFLPDPNQALAALLDRAGATSPLGFKSLTPAQVLRRLNRRMRACSASDMTTYARLAIDQPDELASLRRSLHVRSSRFFHDPEALFVLERYAMLALFAAGTLKTSIRVLVTGCASGEEAYTIAILFHEYARCMAHPPTIKVHAVENDVTLVEAARRGHYPRTIAGDLSEACLAAYFTPEVDGYAVARHVRDSVTIHHGVPQGDAALEELDLIVSRNPVLLMDPVRQDELLRSCHARLRAGGYLLLGSALQADDASAFFESVVGSSGLYRSRDTSSCETLPASLSEVTLSETHQKQRSRGLLAYAKHLKEELFQSEERARMGHEYLDALASPTEAEMAALDRAYRRLEQLVAASNTGFLHIDGDRRIQLFSRGLRQILALDPNDIGRPIADFSWPMRSTLEDMIASAQRAQTATERTLLIADRTYQVRVSPVDDLTESAGSVVCSFVDSTTHARADEWLELQGQAFDQLHDPVIVTNCSLQVLFVNESASRRYGIDHTASAGRGLGTLLQIDWPSQEERQKAYDALVERGSWVGRQVHRTLDGQTYEVETAVSMLRDARREEIGLLISVRELDYRTVVGAEALRRVIDDLSDRSTLLSSDGAPVGAIPLPALRPSRPPRERQAAR